The Burkholderia latens genome segment CGTCGTTCGGCATCTACTTCCCGCGCTTCACGGGCACGATCTACGAGATTCTGTCCGCACCCGTGTCGTACTGGGAGATCGTGATCGCGTACGTGGGCGCGGCCGCGTCGAAGTCGTTGCTGCTGGGATTGATCATCCTCGCCACGGCCGGCCTGTTCGTGCCGCTGCATATCCTGCATCCGTTCTGGATGGTGCTGTTCCTCGTGCTGACGTCCGTCACGTTCAGCCTGTTCGGCTTCGTGATCGGGATCTGGGCCGACAGCTTCGAAAAGTTGCAGCTCGTGCCGCTTCTGATCATCACGCCGCTCACGTTCCTCGGCGGCAGCTTCTATTCGGTCGACATGCTGCCGCCCGCCTGGCGCATCGTGACGCTGTTCAATCCGATCGTCTATCTGATCAGCGGCTTCCGCTGGTCGTTCTACGGGCTCGCCGACGTGCACGTGTGGATCAGCCTCGCCGCAACCACGCTGTTCCTCGCGATCCTGCTCGCGATCGTCGCGTGGATGTTCCGCACCGGCTACAAACTGAAGAACTGACGCGCCACGGCCACCGCCGGCCGGTTCGCGGATCGGCGGCGACGCTGCTAGACTGGATCGGAGATCGACTGCTGCCGCGCGCCGCACCACAACCTGCGGCGCGCGGGCGCCGCCGCTCCCGCCCCATTCCCTGCGCGAGGATCCCGATGAGCGCCTCCCGAATCGACGCCGTCCGCGACGGCCTGTTTCGCGCGACGTCCTACGTCGACACGCTTGACCTCTGCTTCAGCCAGTTCTTCGTACGATCGCCGCATGGCGACGTGCTCTGCGTGGAAACCGGCACGCGTTCGAATTTCACGCAGCTGAGCGCGGCGCTCGACACCGTCGGCATCGCGCCGTCGATGGTCAGCAACGTGATCGTCCCGCACTTCGAAGCCGACGAAATGGGCGCGCTGCCCGATTTCCTCGCGGCCAACCCGGCGCTCGTCGCGTATGGACATCCGATGTGCACATGGGGGCTCGCCGACGTGTTCGGCGTGCGCGCCGTCCCGCTGAAGGATGGCGAACCGGTGACGCTGTCGGGCATCGACGTCGTGCCCGTCTTCACGAAGCACGTGCATCAGTGGGACGCGCTGGTCGTGTATCTGCCGGCGTACAAGGCGCTGCTGTCGTCGGACATCCTGATGCGGTTCGGCCGCGACGATGCCGAAGATCCACTGCCGCCAATCGTCGACGCAATCAAGCGCTCGGATTACCTGCCGTCGCTCCGGCATCTCGCCGGCGCGCTGCGCCGCATTCAGGCGCTCGATCTCGACATCATCTTGCCGATGCACGGCGCGGCGATCACGCGCGACATTCCGCGCGTGATCGCCGGCGTGATCGAACACTGCGAGGCGGCCGCGGCGTAGCGCGCAAGCGCTTTGCGTACGGCCGGCGGCGGCCGGTTACGCGCCGGTCACGACGAATTCGGCGGCCGCCTTGCTCTGGATCGCGGCCATCACCGCGAGCTCGCGCTCGCTGCACGGCTCGCCGGACACGACGCCCGTCGCATGCTTGGCCTTCGCGCCGAGCGGAAAGAACACGAACGACGCGCCGGCCGGCGCATTCGGCTCCGCCCGCAGGCGTTTGTTCAGGATCTTCAGGTACTTTTTCTTCGACACTTCCTTCGTTGCCATGACGCCCTCCGCATCGACGTGATGCCGGTCAGCATATCAGCTTTGACCGGCGGCTCGGACGCGCCGCCGCGCGATCGATCTGCACTAGAATGAATCGCTTATGCCACTTGCTGCACCGAACCGCGGCCGTCATGTCCTGACTGGAGTGATTCCATGCATGTCGAATTGTTCGCGCAGCACCACGATTGTCCGGGCTGGAAAGGCGAAATGGCGCAGCGCATCGCCGCCTTCGACTGGTCGGCAACCGGGCTCGGGCCGCTCGACCGCTGGCCGGCGAGCCTCGTCGCTGCCGTCCGCACCGTGCTCGCGTCGCCGCTGCCGGTGGTGATGCTGTGGGGCGAGCCGGGCTACATGATCTACAACGACGCGTATGCCGGATTTGCCGGCGGACGCCATCCGTATCTGCTCGGCAAGGCCGTCGAACTCGGCTGGCCCGAGGTCGCCGACTTCAACCGCAACGTGATGCATACCTGCCTCGCGGGCGGCACGCTGTCGTATCGCGACAAGGAACTCGTGCTGCTGCGCAACGGCCGCCCCGAAGACGTATGGATGGACCTGCACTACAGCCCGCTGCCCGATGACGAAGGTGCGCCGGGCGGCGTACTCGCCGTCGTGATCGAGACGACCGAACGCGTGCTCGCCCGGCGCCATCGCGAACAGGCGGAAGCGGCGCTGCAGGCTTCCAACGATGCGCTGCGCCGGCTGACCGAAACGCTCGAACAGCGGGTGGCCGACGCGATCGCGGAGCGCGCGGCGATCGAGGAACAGTTGCGCCATGCGCAGAAGATGGAAGCGATCGGCAGCCTGACCGGCGGCATCGCGCACGACTTCAACAACGTGCTGCAGGTGATCAGCGGCAACCTGCAGATCCTCGCGGTCGAACTCGGCGAGCGCGCGAGCGCGCAGCCGCGGATCGAAAGCGCGAACAACGCGGTGCGGCGCGGCGCGCAGCTCGCATCGCACCTGCTGGCCTTTGCGCGGCGCCAGCCACTGTCGCCGACGGTGCTCAATCCGCGCCAGCTGATCGACGGCATGAACGAGATGCTGCATCGCGCGCTCGGCGAATCCGTACGGATCGTACCGGCGCTCGCGGCCGACGTCGGCAACGTGCTCGCCGATCGGCACCAGCTCGAAAACGCGCTGCTCAATCTTGCGATCAATGCGCGCGACGCGATGCGCGGCGACGGCACGCTGACGATTGCCGCGTACAACGGCGTGGCCCCCGCGCCGGCCGCGGGCGTGCGCCGCGCACCGTTGCCGCCCGGCGACTACGTGACGTTCGAGGTCACCGACACCGGCACCGGCATGACGGCCGACGTGCTGGAGCGCGTGTTCGAACCGTTCTTCACGACCAAGGCGGACGGCGAAGGCACGGGGCTCGGCCTCAGCATGGTGTTCGGCTTCGTCAAGCAAAGCGGCGGTCACACGTCGATCGACAGCACGCCCGGCCAGGGCACCACGGTGCGCCTCACGTTTCCGCGCTGCCACGATACGTACGCCGAGGAGCCGCCCCGTGTGCCGCAGCACGATCCGGTGCGTGGCCGCGAAACCATCCTCGTCGTCGAAGACGATGCCGATGTCAGGCTCACCGTCGTCGACATGCTCGCGCAGCTCGGCTACAAGGTCCTCACCGCATCCGACGGCGAAGCCGCGTTGCGGATGCTCGATAGCGGCACGCCGATCGATCTGCTGTTCACCGACGTAATCATGCCGGGCCGCATCAAGGGCAGCGAGCTCGCGCGCCGTGCCGCGCTGCGCTCGCCGCCGTTGCCCGTGCTGTTCACGTCCGGCTATACGCGCGACGAAATCTTCCATTCCGGGCGGCTCGATCCCGGCGTCATGCTGCTCGGCAAGCCGTACCGCCGCGACGAGCTCGCGGCACGGATCCGCGCGGTGCTCGACGCGCACGTGAAGGCGGCGTAAGCGGCGGGCCGGCCGGCGGGCGCCCCTGCCTGCGCGGCCGGCCCGCCGGCGGTCGAATGATTTTTCTGCGTTCGATGTCGATTCGCGCGATCGTCGCGCGTCGTAGTGTCGTAACCGCCCGTTTTGCCGTCAGCACGGCCGGCAAAGGTTTCCCCTTCCCGTTCAAGGAGTAACGACAATGCGCGTGATGGTGATCGTCAAGGCAACAGCCGCTTCCGAATCGGGGGCGATGCCCGATACCGAACTGCTGGCGGCAATGGGCCGGTACAACGAGGAACTCGTCAAGGCCGGCGTGATGCTTGCCGGCGAAGGGCTGCATCCGAGTTCGCGCGGCAAGCGCGTGCACTTCTCCGGCAAGGAACGGACCGTCATCGACGGCCCGTTCGCCGAGACCAAGGAACTCATCGCCGGCTATTGGCTGTGGCAGGTCAATTCGATGGACGAAGCTGTCGAATGGGTGAAGCGCTGCCCGAACCCGATGCCCACGGAGTCGGACATCGAGATCCGTCCCGTTTTCTCGCCGGAGGATTTCGGCGAGGCTTTCACGCCGGAACTGCAGGAACAGGAAGCACGGCTGCGGGCGGAGATGGAAGGCAAGTCGGGTGGGTAAGGCGGCACCTCGCGGTTTCCTCCCCCGTCACCTGACAACCCCGTAGGATTCGCTGAAATTTGGTTGAAAGGCGCCGTTGCTAGAGTCCTTCGCAGGGTTTTCCCGATGTCCGACTGCCGAACGGAAACGACACATGCGAGGCTCCATGAACCTGTTACGCACGTTCTGGCTATTGTTGCTGCTCGCCGCCGCAGCCCCCGCGCTTGCCTATCAGGCGCGGGTCGTCGCGATTCCAAGCGCGGCAATGAACCAGACGCTGCAGGCGACCGTCGTGCTGCCGGACGCGTACGCGCGCCTGCATCACGGCCCCGAGCGCAGCGTCGAACGCTTTCCGGTCGTCTACCTGCTGCATGGCTCCGGCGGCGACCATACCGACTGGACCGCCAACACCCGGATCGCCGCGCTCGCCGATCGCTATCGCGTCATCCTTGTGATGCCGGATGGCGGCCACGAAAGCTGGTACATCGACAGCCCGTTCGACTCGGGCAGCCGCTATGAAACCTTCGTCGGCGACGAAGTCGTGTCGTACACGGACATGCACTTCAGAACGATCGCGACCAAGGGCGCCCGCGCGATCACCGGGCTCAGCATGGGCGGTTTCGGCGCGCTGCGCATCGCGCTCGATAGGCCGGACACGTTCGGCGCGGTCGGCAGCATCAGCGGCGCGGTCGATCCGCGCTGCTGCGAAGACGAGCCCGGCATCGCCCACGTGTTCGGCGACCCCGTCCGTCATCCGTCGTTCTGGAACCGCAGCGCGATCGTCGAAAACGCACGCGCATTCGTCCGCGCGCATCTGGACCTGATCATCGACTGCGGCCGCGACGACTCGTTCGTCGGCTCGAACCGCACGCTGCACGAGCGGCTCGTCGCGCTCGGCGTGCCGCACGACTATGCGGAACGCCCTGGCGGCCATACGTGGGACTACTGGGCGCATGCGATCCGCTACCAAATGCGTTTCTTCGCGACGTCGTTCCAGCACGGCGGCTACGCATAGCACTCGTCACGCCATAGCGTGCCAACGACTCGCAATTTCATCTGAAAAAGACGCCCCATAACGGCACCGCGCGCGACGCGCTGATCGAAGCGATCAACCGCCTCTCGCTCTACCCGGGCTCGCCGGCTGCCGGTTCCGCATTGCCGATTGCGCCGATGGATGAACGACATGGCCGGCGCGATCATCCGGTGCGCGGACGTGCGGTGCGCCGACTTCGCGCGACGCGACGTGAAAACAAAGCGGAAAACGGAAATCGCCCGCGGCTGAAGTTCAATTCCCGTGCGCCGCGTCGGCGCTCACCACGCGATCGAAGAATTCCTGCGCACGCGCCAATTCGGCGAGCGCACGATCGAGGCGCGACATCGCGCGTGCATATTCGGCCGACGAGATGTCGTCGTCGCCTTCGCCGCGCACGGCGCGAAACGCCTGGTCGACGTTGCGCGTCGCTTCGACGAAGCGTTGTGCAGCCCGGGCTTCCCGCGAACAGACATGAGTCGGCATCGACACTTCTCCCTCAGGTTGCTGTGTGAAGCGAGCCGGCACTCAGTGTGCGTGCAGCGCATGTCGTCGACGTGACCGACGACAGCGGACGTGCCGTCGCACGATCGCCGCGCAGCCCGCTTCGTCGCGATTGTCGCGCCACACTCGTCGATCCGCTACGGCGAGATTGCAACAAATTCTTGCGTATCGAATCGCGCTCGCATTGGCGCGCGTCGCTGCACGGTCGTAACGCTGCACTGCTTCACATCACGCGCCGAACATCGCCGGCACGCACGTCACGCGCGCCCGATGCGCGAATGCGCGAGACCGCCGAACGCGGCCGCGTCGGCGGGCGACAGATCGAACAGATCGCCGGTGAGTTCACCCGGATGCTCGGCCGCGGGCCGGCTGCGCAGCCGAACCGCATGTGCGGGGGCGACATAGGCGGCCGCCGTTTCGATCGGCGGGACGTCGAACAGATCTCGCGTGACGCCGCGCACGGCATCCGTTGGCGACCTGCCCCGCAAACGCGCGACCAGTTCAACGAACCGATCGAAATCGCCGGCGCGCGTCGCCTTGTTTACCTCTGCGAGATCTCGCGCCTTCAGCACGCATGGCTGCGCGAGCCGCACGAAATACGGCGCCTCGAGTTCCACGGACAGCGCGAGCGGATAACTTCTGCCCGTTTGCTCCTTCGCACGCCCGATGCAGTCGACCACGGCCGCGCCTTGCGCGACGCCAAGCGGCTTGCCGGTGCTCACGCTACGCAGATGATCGGGAAATACGCGCAATTGCGTGCCGACCGTCAACGCAGTGGACGATGCGCAAACGAGCGCGTAGTGCTGCTCGCGACGGCGGCCCGACGGCAGCGTGGCGCGGCTCGCGATGAACGTGTGCGGCGGCAGCGGCCGCACCTGGCCGCCGGCGTCGACCCATGCATTCCATAGCAGCGCGTCCTCACGCTTGCGCTCGCCGGCACGCGTGCGCGACGCAACCGGCGAGAACAACGCGAGCAGCGAACCGGTGCGGTGCGCGGCCACCTGCGCACTGCTGCCGAGCGGCTGGCTGATGCCCCACAGAAAACGCCCGCCACCCAGCCGTCGCTCCCATTCCTTGCGGAGCACGACGGTCGGCAGTTCCTCGCCGGACTCGGTACCGATCTTCGTCCAGCAGAACGTGGGAGGGAGGTGTTTCAGTGTCATCAACTTTCTCGGGATACAGCCTCGCCGGTGACAGCAAGCCCATTCAACAACCGTAACTGTATAGGTATAATGCATCGCATGGAAGCCCCGGATCACGATTTTCCTGTTCAAGACCTGTTACGCCGCTTGATGGCGGATACGCGTTCGTCCAGCGAAATAGCGCGGCTTTCCGGGGTCAGTCAACCGACGGTGTCGCGCTTGCGGCTATCGAACGGGCGCCGGCTGCGACGCAGTGCGCCATTCAATAAGCTATGCAATTTCTATGGCGTCGATACCGGCCCGGCACGCCGCCGCTATAACGACCTGCTGCGCGACGCGATCGTCGACGCATGGGACGGCTCCGACGAGCACGGGCGCGCCCTGCTGGTCGTGATTCAGGGATTGAAGGATCTGCAGGCGAAGGCGGATGACGGCTGATGGCGCGCAGGCTTCGATGGCTTGAATCGAACACGAATGCAGGCATCCGCAGAACGGGCGATGGCGAATACGATTCGCGACCGCCCGTTCTGCATTTGCGTCGGGCGTCCGCACCAAAGCAACGGCAAGCGCGCCGCACGCGCGCCGCACGGCCTGCGCGTCCCACTATCGAAACTTTTTTGCCGTCAGTTAAAAAAGTTTGACACGCCGTTTTCCCTGAGATAACTTTTGTGCAAGCTTCCGGAAAGCAAATGCAAACCGGCAAGCCATCACGATGCGCGGCGCGGCCGAAACCGCCGATCCGTTTCCTTCCGCCGCCGCACGCGCGTCGCGTCGTGTGTTTCCGCAGCGCAGCACCGCAGCTCGCATCATCCCCGCCTCGTCGAACGATGTCGTTCCGTTTCATCTGGAAGGATGTGCGGCATGCGCATTTTTGATTCGCAGTCCTGCATGACAGCGGTACGGCGCCGTCGCATTGCGCCGCGGCGCTGTTCTTAGTGCGCAGTTTTGGTCTTCGTTTCATGCAGTAATCGGCCCGGCCCGCAGGGGGCGTCTCGCGGAACGGTCGCATTTACACAAACACAAGAACGAGGTCGGCAATGCAAATTCATGTCAGAGGATCGCGTCGCGCATGGCTACCCGCGCTCGTCGCCGCCGCGACGCTCGCCGCTTGCGGCGGCGATGACGGCGGCAGCGTGGCCGGCGTGTCCGCGCTCGCGCAAAATCAAGGTCAGGCTCAGGATCAACAGGCCGATGGCGCCGCGCAGCGGCGCGTGTCGCCGTCCGGCGTTCCGTATGCGAACCCGGCCAGCGGCGGCCGCTACAAGCCGGTGATCAGCAACGGCCAGGTGCAGCCATCGTTATCGGGCGGCACGATCGAGGAAAACGCGTGGGTCGACACGCCGGTCGATTCCGACGGCGACGGCACGAAAGACCGGATTCACGTTCGCATCGTGCGTCCGTCCGAAACCGCGAACGGCGCCCGCACGCCGGTCATCGTGCTCGCGAGCCCGTACTACGCGGGGCTGGCCGACAGCCCGAACCACGACGTCGACGTCGAACTCGACGGCACGCCGCATCCCGTCGCAACGTCAGCGGCCGCCGGCGGCGCATCCGCACGCGTGATGGCCGCGGCGCCGCAGCTGCGGATACTTCAGCAGCTCGAAGCGGCCGCGGCTGGCCGTTCATGGATCGAAGGCTATTTCATCCCGCGCGGCTTCACGATCGTCTATGCGGATTCCCTGGGCACCGCCGGTTCCGACGGCTGCCCGACGATCCTCACGCGTGACGAATCCGTCGCGATGGCGTCGGTGATTCGCTGGCTCGGCCGCGATGCGACCGCGAAGGACGCGAGCGGCAAGCCCGTCGTCGCGAGCTGGTCGACGGGCCACGTCGGCATGTACGGCGTGTCGTACGACGGCACGCTGCCGAAGATGGTCGCGAGCCTGCGCACGCGCGGGCTCGACGCGATCGTGCCGGTCGCCGGGCTGTCGAACATGTACGGCTACTACCGTTCGGGCGGGCTCGTGCGCGCGCCGGACGGGTACCAAGGCGAGGACGTCGACGTCTACATCAAGGCGCTGCTGACGAATGCGCATCCGGAACGCTGCACGCACCTGGTCGACGAAGCGCTGCAGCAGGAAGACCGCAAGACCGGCGACTACTCGCCGTTCTGGGCAGCGCGCGACATTCCGACCGCGCGCGCGGTCGCGCCTGCGCTGGTCGCGCAAGGGCTGACCGACGACAACGTGCGTGTCGACCAGTCGACGTCGTGGTATCTCGCGATGCGCCGCCAGGGCGTGCCGACACAGCTGTGGCTGCATCGCCTGAAGCATACCGACCCGACCCGCGTGCAGGCGATGGCCGACGCGTGGACTGCCGAGGTGAACCGCTGGTTCACGCGCTATCTGATCGGCGTCGACAACGACGTCGAACGCGATCCGCGCGCGGTGGTCGAGCAGGCGGACGGCACGTTGCTGAAGGAAACCGACTGGGCCGCCCGGCGCGCGACGCCGGTTGCGTACTTCGCGGGCGGCGACGGCGCTGGCACCGGCACGCTGTTGCGCACACCGAGCGGCGGCCCGCTTGCACGCTTCACCGACGACGCGACGATTCCGGCGCTCACGCTGGCGAACGCGACGACGGGCGAGCATCGCAGCCGCTTCGAGACCGCGCCGTTCGCAACCGCGACGCGCCTGGCCGGCACCGCGACAGCGCGCGTGCGACTGACGTTCACCGGTGTCGCGAACGTGACGGCGCTGCTGGTCGACCGCGCACCGGACGGCACGGCGACGATCGTCACACGCGCGTGGACCGATCCGCGCAATCGCGTGTCGGACTGGTTCTCCGAACCGCTGTTGCCGGGGATGCCGTATGACCTGAAGCTGACCTTCATGCCGCGAGACTACACGCTCCAGGCGGGCCACAAGCTCGGCCTCGTCGTGCTGTCGAGCGACAACGAAGCGACGCTGCGGCCGACGCCGGGCACCGGCCTTGCGCTGGATCCAGCGGGAACGTCGGTGACCGTGCCGCTGGTTACGTCCTGAGCGTATTCGACGTGATGCGCGTGCGATCGCAAACGATCGCACGCGTGCGGCGACCGGGTTCGCTTCGCGGCCGCGGCCGCGCACGCATCGGCTCGCGATCCGGCGTCGACCCGGCGCAGCGGCCTGACTACAGAGAAAGTCGTCCGCTATCTGCGATCTGCAGTACCGGCACGGGTCCGCCACTGTCCGGCTGCATGAGGCAAAACGTCGTTTCCCCGGGATGGATGTTCCGGCCGCTGGCTTGCAGCCGCATTGCAGTTTTCTACAGCCTTCGCGCGCCGCTCGAGGAAGAAACGGCTCGTATCCGGTTCGGCAGACGCACATCCGCCCCGCTTACAGCGGCGTAAGCACCGGCTCCCCCGCGAAATGCCGCGCGGCATTGTCGAGAAACTGCTGCACGGAACGATCGAGCGCCTCCGGCGACCAGCCGCCCATGTGCGGCGTCAGCACGACATTGTCGAGGTCCGTCAGCATGCGCGGCGGTTCGGGTTCGCCTTCGTACACGTCGAGCCCCGCGCCCGCGATGCGCCGTTCGCGCAGCGCGTCCGCCAAAGCAGCGGTATCGACAACACTGCCGCGCGACACGTTCACGAGAAAACCGCCGGGGCCCAACGCATCGAGCACCGCGCGGTCGATCAGATGGCGCGTGCCTGCGCCGCCCGGCGTCGCGACGATCAGGAAATCGGCCCATTGCGCGAGCGCGTCCCCCCGGTCGAAATAGCGATACGGCACGGGCTTCACCGTGCGATTGTGATAAGCGATTTCGATATCGAAGCCGGCCGCCCGACGCGCGCATTTCTCGCCGATCTTGCCGAGCCCGACGATGCCGAGCTTCTTGCCCGACACGTTCGGCGGCATCGCGAGCCCGTCGCGCCATACGCCTGCGCGGGTTTTCGCATCGAGCTGCACGACGTTGCGGACGACGGCGAGCAGCAGCGCGAACGCGTGATCGGCGACGCAATCGTCGTTGGTGCCGGCCCCCGTGACCACCGTGACGCCGCGCGCCTTCGCATGCGCGACATCGATGTGCTCGTAGCCCGCCCCGAGCGCGCTGACGAACGTGAGTTGCGGCAGCCGGTCGATCTCGGCGGCAGTCAGGCCCGTGCTGCCGTTGGTGAGCACCGCGCGAATCGTGCTGCCATGTTCGACGACCGCGCGCTCGCGTTCGTCGATGGTGGGCGCGTAGTGCACGTCGTACGACGCGGCAATCCGGCGGTGCGCGTCGCCGCGCAGCGCGATCAGGACCAGCAGCTCGGGCTTCATGTCAGCAAATGTCCGCAGGCGGTAATGCGCTCCAGTGTAACAACGGCGTGTGACGCGCGCCGGTTATCCCCACGCTCGCTGTGGGCGCGCCGCCGCACGCGGTTTGCCAAAGCCGACTCACTCAAGTAACTTTCGGCGTACGTCCGCATTCTGGAGATTGGCCCCGATGAAGCTCGCCCTGCCCGCCCGAATCCTGGGCTTCGCGTTCGCCGCCGCCGTCGTCGCACCCGGCGCCCACGCCGATACTCCCGTCGTCGTGTCGTCGAAGATCGACACCGAAGGCAACCTGCTCGGCAATGTCATCGCGCAGGTGTTGAAGGCGCACGGCGTTCCCGTCACCGAAAAAATCGCGCTCGGCACGACGCCGATTGTGCGCAAGGCGCTCACGAGCGGCGAAATCGACATCTACCCCGAATACACGGGCAACGCCGCGTTCTTCTTCAACAAGGCCGACGATCCCGTGTGGAAGAACGCAACCCAGGGCTACGAGACCGCTAAGAAGCTCGACTATGCGGCGAATCATCTCGTCTGGCTCGCACCGGCGCCTGCGAACAATACGTGGGGCGTGGCCGTGCTCGCGCAGGTCGCGCAATCCCAGCATTTGAAGACTTTCTCCGATCTCGGCAAATGGGTCGCGGGCGGCGGCAAGCTGAAACTCGCGGCATCGGCCGAATTCGTGAACAGCGCATCGGCGCTGCCGTCGTTCGAGAAGGCGTACGGTTTCAAGCTGAAACCCGACCAGCTCGTCGTGCTGTCCGGCGGCGACACGGCCGCGACGATCAAGGCCGCCGCGAATCAAACCGACGGCGTGAATGCGGCGATGGTGTACGGCACCGACGGCGGGATTTCGTCGAGCGGCCTCGCCGTGCTCGACGACGACAAGCACGTGCAGCCCGTCTATGCGCCGACGCCGGTGATTCGCGAAGCCGTGCTGAACGCGCATCCGCAAATCGCCGATTATCTGAAACCGGTGTTCGCGAGCCTCGACCTGAAGACGCTGCAAATGCTGAACGCACGCATCCAGATCAACGGCGAACCGGCCGCCGGCGTCGCGAAGAGCTACCTGAAGTCGAAGGGCTTCGTTAAGTGACGGGACGCGCGATGGCGTCCGCGCGGCGCGTCACGCTCGACAAGGTCGGCATCCTGATCGGTGTGCTGACGATCGCCGCAGTTTCCGCGCTGCCGTTCATCGTGCTGCGGCCGAACCGCATCGCGGCCGGCACCGGGCTGTCGGTGTTCGCCGCGCTGCCCGCGATGCAGGGGGCCGCGCTCGCCGCGCTGTGGATCGCCGGCGCGCTGTGGGCGATGACGGCGAGCCGCCCCGCGTGGCGTCTCGCGGCCGGCTGCACGGGGCTCACGACCCTCGCGTATGCGGTGGGCGCGGCAGCG includes the following:
- a CDS encoding ABC transporter permease; the encoded protein is MANWNFHGIRAIYRAEMARTRRTLMQSIIAPVISTSLYFVVFGSAIGSRISDVNGIGYGSFIVPGLVMLSLLSQSISNASFGIYFPRFTGTIYEILSAPVSYWEIVIAYVGAAASKSLLLGLIILATAGLFVPLHILHPFWMVLFLVLTSVTFSLFGFVIGIWADSFEKLQLVPLLIITPLTFLGGSFYSVDMLPPAWRIVTLFNPIVYLISGFRWSFYGLADVHVWISLAATTLFLAILLAIVAWMFRTGYKLKN
- a CDS encoding MBL fold metallo-hydrolase, producing the protein MSASRIDAVRDGLFRATSYVDTLDLCFSQFFVRSPHGDVLCVETGTRSNFTQLSAALDTVGIAPSMVSNVIVPHFEADEMGALPDFLAANPALVAYGHPMCTWGLADVFGVRAVPLKDGEPVTLSGIDVVPVFTKHVHQWDALVVYLPAYKALLSSDILMRFGRDDAEDPLPPIVDAIKRSDYLPSLRHLAGALRRIQALDLDIILPMHGAAITRDIPRVIAGVIEHCEAAAA
- a CDS encoding ATP-binding protein, which codes for MHVELFAQHHDCPGWKGEMAQRIAAFDWSATGLGPLDRWPASLVAAVRTVLASPLPVVMLWGEPGYMIYNDAYAGFAGGRHPYLLGKAVELGWPEVADFNRNVMHTCLAGGTLSYRDKELVLLRNGRPEDVWMDLHYSPLPDDEGAPGGVLAVVIETTERVLARRHREQAEAALQASNDALRRLTETLEQRVADAIAERAAIEEQLRHAQKMEAIGSLTGGIAHDFNNVLQVISGNLQILAVELGERASAQPRIESANNAVRRGAQLASHLLAFARRQPLSPTVLNPRQLIDGMNEMLHRALGESVRIVPALAADVGNVLADRHQLENALLNLAINARDAMRGDGTLTIAAYNGVAPAPAAGVRRAPLPPGDYVTFEVTDTGTGMTADVLERVFEPFFTTKADGEGTGLGLSMVFGFVKQSGGHTSIDSTPGQGTTVRLTFPRCHDTYAEEPPRVPQHDPVRGRETILVVEDDADVRLTVVDMLAQLGYKVLTASDGEAALRMLDSGTPIDLLFTDVIMPGRIKGSELARRAALRSPPLPVLFTSGYTRDEIFHSGRLDPGVMLLGKPYRRDELAARIRAVLDAHVKAA
- a CDS encoding YciI family protein, giving the protein MRVMVIVKATAASESGAMPDTELLAAMGRYNEELVKAGVMLAGEGLHPSSRGKRVHFSGKERTVIDGPFAETKELIAGYWLWQVNSMDEAVEWVKRCPNPMPTESDIEIRPVFSPEDFGEAFTPELQEQEARLRAEMEGKSGG
- a CDS encoding alpha/beta hydrolase, which translates into the protein MNLLRTFWLLLLLAAAAPALAYQARVVAIPSAAMNQTLQATVVLPDAYARLHHGPERSVERFPVVYLLHGSGGDHTDWTANTRIAALADRYRVILVMPDGGHESWYIDSPFDSGSRYETFVGDEVVSYTDMHFRTIATKGARAITGLSMGGFGALRIALDRPDTFGAVGSISGAVDPRCCEDEPGIAHVFGDPVRHPSFWNRSAIVENARAFVRAHLDLIIDCGRDDSFVGSNRTLHERLVALGVPHDYAERPGGHTWDYWAHAIRYQMRFFATSFQHGGYA
- a CDS encoding helix-turn-helix domain-containing protein; the protein is MEAPDHDFPVQDLLRRLMADTRSSSEIARLSGVSQPTVSRLRLSNGRRLRRSAPFNKLCNFYGVDTGPARRRYNDLLRDAIVDAWDGSDEHGRALLVVIQGLKDLQAKADDG
- a CDS encoding Xaa-Pro dipeptidyl-peptidase; translation: MQIHVRGSRRAWLPALVAAATLAACGGDDGGSVAGVSALAQNQGQAQDQQADGAAQRRVSPSGVPYANPASGGRYKPVISNGQVQPSLSGGTIEENAWVDTPVDSDGDGTKDRIHVRIVRPSETANGARTPVIVLASPYYAGLADSPNHDVDVELDGTPHPVATSAAAGGASARVMAAAPQLRILQQLEAAAAGRSWIEGYFIPRGFTIVYADSLGTAGSDGCPTILTRDESVAMASVIRWLGRDATAKDASGKPVVASWSTGHVGMYGVSYDGTLPKMVASLRTRGLDAIVPVAGLSNMYGYYRSGGLVRAPDGYQGEDVDVYIKALLTNAHPERCTHLVDEALQQEDRKTGDYSPFWAARDIPTARAVAPALVAQGLTDDNVRVDQSTSWYLAMRRQGVPTQLWLHRLKHTDPTRVQAMADAWTAEVNRWFTRYLIGVDNDVERDPRAVVEQADGTLLKETDWAARRATPVAYFAGGDGAGTGTLLRTPSGGPLARFTDDATIPALTLANATTGEHRSRFETAPFATATRLAGTATARVRLTFTGVANVTALLVDRAPDGTATIVTRAWTDPRNRVSDWFSEPLLPGMPYDLKLTFMPRDYTLQAGHKLGLVVLSSDNEATLRPTPGTGLALDPAGTSVTVPLVTS
- a CDS encoding 2-hydroxyacid dehydrogenase codes for the protein MKPELLVLIALRGDAHRRIAASYDVHYAPTIDERERAVVEHGSTIRAVLTNGSTGLTAAEIDRLPQLTFVSALGAGYEHIDVAHAKARGVTVVTGAGTNDDCVADHAFALLLAVVRNVVQLDAKTRAGVWRDGLAMPPNVSGKKLGIVGLGKIGEKCARRAAGFDIEIAYHNRTVKPVPYRYFDRGDALAQWADFLIVATPGGAGTRHLIDRAVLDALGPGGFLVNVSRGSVVDTAALADALRERRIAGAGLDVYEGEPEPPRMLTDLDNVVLTPHMGGWSPEALDRSVQQFLDNAARHFAGEPVLTPL
- the osmF gene encoding ABC transporter substrate-binding protein, which translates into the protein MKLALPARILGFAFAAAVVAPGAHADTPVVVSSKIDTEGNLLGNVIAQVLKAHGVPVTEKIALGTTPIVRKALTSGEIDIYPEYTGNAAFFFNKADDPVWKNATQGYETAKKLDYAANHLVWLAPAPANNTWGVAVLAQVAQSQHLKTFSDLGKWVAGGGKLKLAASAEFVNSASALPSFEKAYGFKLKPDQLVVLSGGDTAATIKAAANQTDGVNAAMVYGTDGGISSSGLAVLDDDKHVQPVYAPTPVIREAVLNAHPQIADYLKPVFASLDLKTLQMLNARIQINGEPAAGVAKSYLKSKGFVK